From the Microbacterium thalassium genome, one window contains:
- a CDS encoding GAF domain-containing protein: MIERAHEEILAGNPADQRLRDVRPLVRESWTRALADLVGAESLPPLDLSAADLEEYRRAHPLSGVMDMVRGLLLPGEEDDSGVVVAVGDAAGRLLWIEGDRSIRSLTGAMGFVEGANWSEEAVGTAAPGTALRLDRSVQIHGAEHFNRLVQPWSCTAAPVHDPETRRILGVIDVTGGTEAVSAQAQLLVDATARAIEGELMVSRLRERAEAPPRPRRSPPPRDTARVTLRVLGRDRGLLDVAGSDGERVHELSTRHAEILLMLATHRQGLSAERLGELVYGGADAADTLRPEMVRLRKVLERSAPALVPASRPYRLTTDVETDVQQVMSLLDRGAHRVALAAYRGDVLPDSVAPGVEELRETARMTLREGLMAEASVDVLLAYADTDAGAEDEELLRLCLGMLPPRSPKRAALVAKLEQLQAKEEQPD, encoded by the coding sequence ATGATCGAGCGCGCCCACGAGGAGATCCTCGCCGGCAATCCCGCGGACCAGCGTCTGCGGGATGTGCGCCCGCTGGTCCGCGAATCCTGGACCCGCGCCCTCGCGGATCTCGTCGGCGCCGAGTCGCTCCCCCCGCTCGACCTCAGCGCGGCCGACCTCGAGGAGTACCGCCGCGCTCACCCGCTCTCCGGTGTGATGGACATGGTGCGCGGACTCCTGCTGCCCGGCGAAGAGGACGACTCGGGCGTGGTCGTGGCGGTGGGGGATGCCGCCGGCCGCCTGCTGTGGATCGAGGGGGACCGCAGCATCCGCTCGCTCACCGGCGCGATGGGCTTCGTCGAGGGCGCGAACTGGTCCGAAGAGGCGGTCGGCACGGCCGCCCCGGGAACCGCGCTGCGTCTGGACCGATCCGTGCAGATCCACGGGGCCGAGCACTTCAACCGGCTCGTGCAGCCGTGGTCGTGCACGGCCGCTCCGGTCCACGACCCCGAGACCCGCCGCATCCTGGGCGTCATTGACGTCACGGGCGGCACCGAGGCGGTGTCGGCGCAGGCGCAGCTGCTCGTGGACGCGACCGCCCGCGCGATCGAGGGTGAGCTGATGGTCTCGCGGCTGCGCGAGCGGGCCGAAGCCCCGCCGCGCCCGCGCCGGTCCCCGCCGCCGCGCGACACGGCGCGGGTGACACTGCGCGTTCTCGGCCGCGACCGGGGGCTCCTCGACGTCGCAGGCAGCGATGGAGAGCGGGTCCATGAGCTGTCGACGCGCCATGCCGAGATCCTGCTCATGCTCGCCACGCACCGCCAGGGACTGTCCGCCGAACGGCTCGGTGAACTCGTCTACGGCGGGGCGGATGCCGCCGACACGCTGCGCCCCGAGATGGTGCGGCTGCGCAAGGTGCTCGAGCGGTCGGCGCCCGCGCTGGTGCCGGCATCCCGCCCCTACCGTCTCACCACCGACGTGGAGACCGACGTGCAGCAGGTGATGTCGCTCCTGGACCGCGGGGCCCACCGCGTCGCCCTCGCCGCCTACCGCGGCGATGTGCTGCCGGATTCGGTCGCGCCGGGGGTCGAGGAGCTGCGCGAGACCGCGCGCATGACTCTGCGCGAGGGACTCATGGCCGAGGCGTCGGTCGACGTGCTGCTGGCGTACGCCGACACCGACGCGGGCGCCGAGGACGAGGAGCTGCTGAGGCTGTGCCTGGGGATGCTGCCCCCGCGGTCGCCGAAGCGCGCGGCCCTCGTCGCAAAGCTCGAGCAGCTCCAGGCCAAGGAGGA